The genomic DNA GTGGGCGAAAAAAAAACCCGCCGAAGCGGGTTTTTCCAAGACCATTACGACTCCCTGTCGATAGCTAATCCTTGCATGGTCGATCGTCCCTGATCCTGAGCACTTCCTGTGCTTCAGTGGATAAGTCCAGATTACGCCTCGGATCCAAAATGAAATAGACGACATAGCTACCATCGCGTGTAAGACATTCGCTATACCTGCCCCTCCGAAAACCCTTAGCTCCGTCAGCCTGTCAACTCAAGGCTTGTGCAGGAATGCTTCAATATTGGCCATCTGCTCGTCCCAGCCACGGCTGTCCATGCGAAAAGCCTTGAGCCGGCGAGCTTCAGGAATGTTGTTGAAACCCGACTCCACGACTTTGAGCAAGGTACCGCCATCCATGTCTTCGAGTTCGAATTGCACCCGGGTTTCGGACTCCTGGGAATAATCCACCTGCGGCTCGACAGCGTAAGGATGCCAGCGAAACGAGAAGACCCGCTCGGGCTCCACCCGCTCCACCGCTACGTCCCAGATAAGGTGTTCGTAACCTGGATAAGTAATTTGCCCCTGGGTCCGCTCACCTGCCACAAACCGTTTCCCCTCAAGGGCGACACCGAACCATTGGCCGAAGGCTTCGGCATTGGCCAGGGCGCGCCAGACTTGAGAGCGCGGGGCCTTGAGCAGGATCTTTCTTTCAATGCGATCGGATGAATGCATGAGTCACCTCCTGTGTTTCAACAGTAGGCTTGTAAGACCACAAGGCCAACCGGAAAGTTGTATCTGACCGTTGTTTAGCGCTCGTTGACTTTAAAAGAGCATGGCGCGATGTACACTCCCCCGGCGCTTTCAACCCCTCAAGGAGAGACCAAACATGTTCCCACGCTTGCTTCTGGCCCTGACGCCGCTGCTTTTTGTCGCCGTTGCTCAGGCCGATGACTGCGCCGACGCCATCACTCAAGGCGAAATGAACCAATGCGCAGCCAAAGAAAACAAAGCCGCCGACAACGAGCTGAACAGCTTGTACAAGCAGATCACCGCACGCCTGAAGGACAATCCCGAGGCCAAGAAAATGCTGGTCAAGGCTCAGCGCGCCTGGATAGTCTTCCGTGACGCCGAATGCGATTTTTCCGCCTCCGGGGTCAAGGGCGGCAGCGTCTATCCGCTGATCTACAGCAATTGCATCACAGCCCAGACCAAAGCCCGGGTCGAGGCATTCAAGACCTATCTCAAGTGCAAGGAAGGGGATCTGAGCTGCCCCGTACCCGAGGCTTAACAGCCAGGATGTGAAAAAGGATGACCTCTACAGGTCATCCTTTTTTGTCCAAAGCTTTTATTGCGGAAAAACAAAACCCCTACCTGCGTCAGCAGATAGGGGTTTCGGAATTTAATCTTGACGATGACCTACTCTCACATGGGGAAACCCCACACTACCATCGGCGATGCATCGTTTCACTGCTGAGTTCGGGATGGGATCAGGTGGTTCCAATGCTCTATGGTCGTCAAGAAATTCGGTAGCCGGTTCGTGCCTTGCGGTCACGTGCCAGCGAATGGGTATGTGATAGTTTGTGTGCTGCTTGTGAGTATCTCGAACTTTCGGTTCGTTTCGTCTTCACACACCGCAATCTGGTCTCTTTGCCTTTGGGCTTGGAGTTACAAATTGCTTGGGTGTTATATGGTCAAGCCTCACGGGCAATTAGTACAGGTTAGCTCAACGCCTCACAGCGCTTACACACCCTGCCTATCAACGTCGTAGTCTTCGACGGCCCTTCAGGGGACTCAAGGTCCCAGTGAGATCTCATCTTGAGGCAAGTTTCCCGCTTAGATGCTTTCAGCGGTTATCTTTCCCGAACATAGCTACCCGGCAATGCCACTGGCGTGACAACCGGAACACCAGAGGTTCGTCCACTCCGGTCCTCTCGTACTAGGAGCAGCCCCTCTCAAATCTCAAACGTCCACGGCAGATAGGGACCGAACTGTCTCACGACGTTCTAAACCCAGCTCGCGTACCACTTTAAATGGCGAACAGCCATACCCTTGGGACCGGCTTCAGCCCCAGGATGTGATGAGCCGACATCGAGGTGCCAAACACCGCCGTCGATATGAACTCTTGGGCGGTATCAGCCTGTTATCCCCGGAGTACCTTTTATCCGTTGAGCGATGGCCCTTCCATACAGAACCACCGGATCACTAAGACCTACTTTCGTACCTGCTCGACGTGTCTGTCTCGCAGTCAAGCGCGCTTTTGCCTTTATACTCTACGACCGATTTCCGACCGGTCTGAGCGCACCTTCGTACTCCTCCGTTACTCTTTAGGAGGAGACCGCCCCAGTCAAACTACCCACCATACACTGTCCTCGATCCGGATAACGGACCTGAGTTAGAACCTCAAAGTTGCCAGGGTGGTATTTCAAGGATGGCTCCACGCGAACTGGCGTCCACGCTTCAAAGCCTCCCACCTATCCTACACAAGCAAATTCAAAGTCCAGTGCAAAGCTATAGTAAAGGTTCACGGGGTCTTTCCGTCTAGCCGCGGATACACTGCATCTTCACAGCGATTTCAATTTCACTGAGTCTCGGGTGGAGACAGCGCCGCCATCGTTACGCCATTCGTGCAGGTCGGAACTTACCCGACAAGGAATTT from Pseudomonas beijingensis includes the following:
- a CDS encoding SRPBCC family protein, coding for MHSSDRIERKILLKAPRSQVWRALANAEAFGQWFGVALEGKRFVAGERTQGQITYPGYEHLIWDVAVERVEPERVFSFRWHPYAVEPQVDYSQESETRVQFELEDMDGGTLLKVVESGFNNIPEARRLKAFRMDSRGWDEQMANIEAFLHKP
- a CDS encoding lysozyme inhibitor LprI family protein, giving the protein MFPRLLLALTPLLFVAVAQADDCADAITQGEMNQCAAKENKAADNELNSLYKQITARLKDNPEAKKMLVKAQRAWIVFRDAECDFSASGVKGGSVYPLIYSNCITAQTKARVEAFKTYLKCKEGDLSCPVPEA